GTATGTCATTATCACTTCATCTTCGCTATGTCTCTCagacaatttttctaaatctatatttttaatcgctGCTAAGTCTTGTAATATATCATCCTTCTTTTGTAattcttttctataaattatgagatattagaatatgatttattaattataataaagctgACAACAAATTGTATGTCTAGTTGTTGTGCATTCATATAACATTTaacaaactttataaaatacctCAGTAATCTAAGCTGTGACCTTAATTCAGTATTACTGCCTTGAATAACATTAAGATGTTCCTGCAATCTCATAGCTGGATGATACCAACCAGCTAAATGTCTAACATCCAGAGCTTCTAATAAACGTTCCAATGTACTGGATTGTATTTCAACTTCACTCTTTCctaagatacaaaaaaatatcattttcatttttaaagcaattattaataaaattacaaaagaataaaacattattcatTGTTTGCCAAAACACAAATAAAGAATGcagagagaaattaaatagatgtagtggagaattttattaatattttatattttagacagaaagggaaaaaagaaataaaagaaaatttagagTGTCATAGAAATGGAAATGTGTGCAATACTAAAGTACCATTAAAATTAGCGAAAACCATTCACCATCTTGATTGCGTATACTGTCCATAATCTCATGCATGCCTTTTCTAAGAGCctcattttcttctataattaTCTGAATATTTTGATCAACATCGAAAATATCAGTTTTAGAAGATACTTGCATATTTTCCGATTCCATCAATTTAGTTGAATGTAAAAACTGATTACTACAATCACCCAAGTTATCTGAAATATCTAGTATTTTTTCAGACTTgctcaatttatatttcaacatccttatctataaaaagagtaaaaatttgtaataaatgttctcttaatatgtattacaaatcatatatcttaaataagaaagatatatatattgtgtgtgtattaaatttCCATAACTTATCTTACATctgattttaattctaaattctcTTCTACGAGGCTTTTATTTTGCTGAATAAGTTGTTCCATTTTTCTCGATTCCTCTTTACGTTTTGCTACAACACTCTTAATTGATATTGATTCATCTTCTGGAATCCCTAACTTTTCTCTATGATATAAAaaggtaatattaattttctcatttcacACAGGccataaataaacaattttgaaaattttacctAAGAGTTAAGATCTCCATTTCTTGATACGAATTTAACATTTCcaatttattaacaacatTGGCTAAATCTTCAATATGTTCATTTTTGTGattcattttgatttttaattctttaatttcattCAATGCTTTAGTTAAAGTTTGATTTCCatcttcataattttttaaggtaGATAATACCTCACATaactatgtaaaaaaatattaaaaaaaaaaaattattgtttattatatatataattcaataaattctcTAAGTAGATTACTGTAGTATTATTGTCATTCTTTTATTTGcagatttattaacataattaatttgtaattgtttACCTTAACAAGCTACGAAACtacaaataacaattaaaaacctttttattcattaagtTTCCAGAATgcaaatttataactatacttatttattaagtaatgTTCAAAGTATTTTACCTACAAAAAAAACGATAgttgtaaaaatgaaatatttaataaaatttataattaaaattgcaagtGGTAATAACTCTACAGTAATCTATAGAGTTCTTTGTAAACcagatatgaaaatatgaataactAACTTTACTACTTTGTGATTTGGCATCATCCTGTGCTTGAGACAATGCATTTTCTAAATTAGAGATCTTTTCATTtgcaatttgcatttttttcaataaatttttttgctttttccaCTTGTCACTTTTTACAGacctataaaatatagaaaaattgtaaacatataactaaaaatgaattgtataaaattataaatacatatatagaaaatattacttaCTCTTGGACTTCTTCCtgtgcttttaatttttctatgagTGCAGCACTCTCATTTATTTCAACAATTGCATCAGAGAGTTTAGTTTGCAATTCGACTATAATCGCATCTCGACGAGCTATTTCATCATTTAGAAGATTAATCtgtgatttattttcttctttggcTGATGTAACAGATTGCATTAAAGACTGtgatacacttttttttaaccGTGCAATTTCCATATCTTTTTCATCCAATATAcccttataatataaataatataaatttatataaaaatgttcttttattttctaatgtaaatgttttattaaatttatatagtaccTTCCATTCAGATATTCTAGTATCAATAGCTACTCCAAATTCATCTAACATTTTGTCTCTATCTATTTGCTGTGCTGTTATCTCTTCAATTTGAATAATCAAAGCTTCATTTTCTTGTTctacttttttaatcttatctgTAATGACATaacatttgtttatttataaaaagcatactacatattatatatacatatacacatatgtatgtttatgtaatacaatgtaatatatttcgataagCACCTTTATATTCTGTAAGTTTTACTTGAGTTGAATGAAGTTCTTGTGTCATCTCAGTCATTTTCTCTGTTGCATCCTCCATTTCATCTTTCAATGTCATTAATTGTCTTTTGAGAATCTCATTCTCCTTGTCCAACCcctaaaaaatgagaaaaataataagagaaaacattagttttttattataataagaacactctagtttttattatgttaccTCTAATTCAACCATGAGTGTCTTAACTTTTTCATTTGTATCAGTATGTTTGGGTTGTGTATCTGAATAAGCAGTGTATTCTCTTGTATCCTttgcacaaaataaaattattaattgtaaagtataacattttattaatatgttatagataataaaaaaaaacttactttAGTAAAACCAtcattttcttgttttattgcAGATGTATCACGATCtgtcaagaaaattatataatataaatatgtatagaataaaaattgtacaaattatcaaagtaattttgtcataaaaaaatctttataagttttatgtgAAAAGTGTTTTAAAGTCAAgacatataaacaaattttgacaaCATATacctttaatttttcgtttcgCAACCTCTGGACGTAAAGAAGATATTGTTTCTTTCAATTCACCACACTCAAGAAGTAAGGCTTCAAcctaatatcaataaattaattttacatacaatatattttatgtagcaAAAAAAGAGAGCTTATAAAAACTtcttccttatatatatatatatatatatatatatatatgtaataaaaataaggagaaatattatcaaataaatatacataacaatTTCTTTACTTGATTATCTTTGTAAGTCAACATTTCTTGTGATAATTTCATGAGTGTTCGCAGATTATACACATCGGTGATTTCGTTTACATCACATCGGACAACTGTTGGGAAGAGATCCTCGATTTCTTCATCTGTTAAAGACGAAGCATTTACAGATAATATTCGATCCCAGTCCGTGCGAACCATTTttcgcgataataattaagcCAAGATAGTAAAAACAGTGAgtcatataatctttatttgcTGTAgctacaaattattattccaCATCCCAGATCTTTGTTGACAATTCTGACAATGCGTTAGTCTTAGACTAACATTTCATGTAGAGTTGCCGTCAACGAGAAATATGGACAAATGCCAGTCGGAAACTGAGCACATACAGTGGACTCTACCGCTTGCTAGCAATCAAATGTGATTGGCTCTTAGTTTTAGAACCGACAAATCAACGTCGAGTATTAGCGAAAAAATCTAGTAATATTGCCCAACTGTAGAGTCCGCCGAATGAAGTTTCCGGGGTACCCACCAAAGCAAGCGACACCTTTCCCagttctcaatttttatagttcCAGATTCCCGGTTCCCGCCACTAACTGCTGCCGGACAGCtgattgtatgtatgtacatgattttaatttagctTGAAAATTTACGCTGAGTTAGTTAAAAGTTTTATCTAAATACAATAGTCTTCTTATAATTGTGATGTACTATCGTAAACAGCATAAATAAGCTTTTCATGTGTTATTTCacttttcagattttttttctctcttggaTTATTTACGGCTTGTAGAATGGAAACTGTTACGGACGATAAAACGATTACCACTTCTGaggttattatatttattctttctcaCGCGTGTGAAAAACTATTAAGAAAAATGCGATGCTATAGTAtgatagtttaaatattatctttccaTTTAACTGATgagcaaaattattcaatatatatattatatatgtatatattctctctttctttttcttaagtataccgttataaaaaatgaatatcatTTGAAAGTCATTTCATGTCCAATCTTatctgatatataatttatatgaatatttatgagaGGTAAAATAGCagaaaagagaatttaaagtttaaattacatatcttAAAAGTAGGTTTAAAAGTTAgacttgtttatatataaaaatttaattatgttattgttattagtcaattataaatgtgtacttaacaatttataattaatttattgatatagaaaattctgttttaatttaaactttttattactttaattattcttattattacatcATTTTCTGACactatatatctatttatatatattacctatttgataataaatatattattattatttattattatatatattattttcaattattatgtatgattagagttaaattttgatacatctatctatatattaaataataatatataaatcactcttagaaagtatatatatatatatatattgtgctgtaaataaaataaatgaataatatttttcattttattgaaacaggATAAGATTAGAAAATCTTTACATGAATTGCAGCCATCAGCCACTGACAAAGAAACTTTAGTTGGTGCGGATAGGATGATAAAATCTACTCAACAatcaaaaaaagtaaaaacaaaaaggtaaattactttcaaaaagtatattttaaaaaaattgtaataaagttgatataaatatgttgcATGTTTTAGGAATGTATCTCAAACGACAAAAGACAATTCTAAACACAAAAATCTGAAAACCAAAGACAAGTCTGTTC
Above is a genomic segment from Anoplolepis gracilipes chromosome 3, ASM4749672v1, whole genome shotgun sequence containing:
- the LOC140663487 gene encoding uncharacterized protein isoform X1; translation: MKFPGYPPKQATPFPVLNFYSSRFPVPATNCCRTADCIFFFSLGLFTACRMETVTDDKTITTSEDKIRKSLHELQPSATDKETLVGADRMIKSTQQSKKVKTKRNVSQTTKDNSKHKNLKTKDKSVQTTREEKVQIEVEDLTTEDFKNVAGPSENYWQLLAERRRIALKDALEKNEELVQCIEKLEEKNRIYKEMLSETRSLVEVLQEMIEDDGSGINNSLEDSTL